One window of Chloroflexota bacterium genomic DNA carries:
- a CDS encoding pyruvate, phosphate dikinase, which yields MSKKWVYLFEEVDEAEKYAGSWDGVRALLGGKGAGLADMTRAGLPVPPGFTITTEACNAFLANDQQFPEGMWEQTLEALRKIEEKTGKKFGDPENPLLVSVRSGAKFSMPGMMDTVLNLGLNKETLEGLAKLTGNPRFAWDAYRRFVQLFGKIVMGVDGEKFERVLDEWKAKTEGGLDTDLTTEMLQEIVKEFKRIIKEETGKDFPEDPYEQLKMAIAAVFNSWNGRRARDYRRINRIPDDLGTAVNVVTMVFGNMGWDSATGVAFTRNPSTGEKKLYGEYLTNAQGEDVVAGIRTPKPIDELAKEMPEAYKELLEIAERLEKHYKDMQDLEFTIERGKLYMLQTRTGKRTGLAAVKIAVDMVKEGLIDKATAVQRVDPDALDQLLHPMIDPDAKVQVIATGLPASPGAATGKVVFDADEAEELGSAGEKVILVRVETAPEDFHGMAAAQGFLTARGGMTSHAAVVARGMGKPCVAGAGDVLIDYEKRQFSANGVVVREGDYITIDGSTGRVILGQAPVVEPELTGEFATLMEWADEFRTMGVRANADIPRDARVARGFGAEGIGLCRTEHMFFEGDRIDAMREMILAETPEARRKALAKLLPLQRSDFAGLFREMDGYPVIIRTLDPPLHEFLPREQEEIEELAKKIGVPAQKIYDRIEQLHEFNPMLGFRGCRLGVTYPEITEMQARAIFEATVEVKKEGIHVFPEVMIPLVSDRNELDLQAEIVHRVAKEVMEETGVEFEYKVGTMIELPRAALLADEIAQTAEFFSFGTNDLTQTTFGMSRDDAGRFLPLYVERKILPEDPFQVLDQKGVGKLVQMGTELGRKARADLEVGICGEHGGEPESVKFCYKVGLDYVSCSPYRVPIAKLAAAQAALGESERDK from the coding sequence ATGAGCAAGAAGTGGGTATACCTCTTCGAGGAAGTAGACGAGGCGGAAAAGTATGCGGGCTCGTGGGATGGTGTGCGTGCTCTCCTGGGCGGCAAAGGGGCCGGTCTGGCCGACATGACCCGGGCTGGTTTGCCCGTTCCGCCGGGTTTCACGATCACGACCGAGGCTTGCAACGCGTTTCTGGCCAACGACCAGCAGTTCCCGGAAGGCATGTGGGAGCAGACCCTGGAGGCTCTGCGCAAGATCGAGGAGAAGACGGGTAAGAAGTTCGGAGACCCGGAGAACCCCCTGCTGGTCTCCGTCCGCTCCGGCGCCAAATTCTCCATGCCGGGCATGATGGACACCGTCCTCAATTTGGGCCTCAACAAGGAAACGCTGGAAGGTTTGGCCAAGCTGACCGGGAATCCGAGGTTCGCCTGGGACGCCTACCGGCGCTTCGTCCAGCTCTTCGGCAAGATCGTCATGGGCGTGGATGGCGAGAAGTTCGAGCGCGTGCTGGACGAGTGGAAGGCCAAGACCGAGGGCGGCCTGGATACGGACCTCACCACCGAGATGCTCCAGGAGATCGTGAAGGAATTTAAGCGGATCATCAAGGAGGAGACCGGAAAGGACTTCCCCGAGGATCCCTACGAGCAGTTGAAGATGGCCATCGCGGCCGTGTTCAACTCCTGGAACGGTCGTCGTGCCCGAGATTACCGCCGCATCAACCGGATCCCGGACGATCTGGGCACCGCTGTCAACGTGGTGACCATGGTCTTTGGGAACATGGGCTGGGATTCCGCCACCGGCGTGGCCTTCACCCGCAACCCCTCCACGGGTGAGAAGAAGCTGTATGGCGAGTACCTGACCAACGCGCAGGGCGAGGATGTGGTGGCGGGTATTCGCACGCCCAAGCCCATCGACGAGCTGGCCAAGGAGATGCCCGAGGCGTACAAGGAGCTCCTGGAGATCGCCGAGCGGCTGGAGAAGCATTACAAGGATATGCAGGATCTGGAGTTCACCATCGAGCGGGGCAAGCTCTACATGCTCCAGACCCGCACGGGTAAGCGCACTGGCCTCGCCGCCGTGAAGATTGCCGTGGACATGGTGAAGGAAGGGCTGATCGACAAGGCGACGGCTGTGCAGCGTGTGGACCCGGACGCGCTCGACCAGCTTCTGCATCCCATGATCGACCCCGACGCGAAGGTGCAGGTGATCGCGACCGGCCTGCCCGCCAGCCCCGGCGCCGCGACGGGCAAGGTGGTCTTCGACGCTGACGAGGCCGAGGAGCTGGGCAGCGCAGGGGAGAAGGTGATCCTGGTGCGCGTGGAGACCGCTCCTGAGGACTTCCACGGCATGGCCGCTGCTCAGGGGTTCCTGACCGCCCGCGGTGGCATGACCAGCCATGCCGCTGTGGTGGCCCGCGGCATGGGGAAGCCGTGTGTAGCCGGCGCGGGTGACGTGCTCATCGATTACGAGAAGCGCCAGTTCAGCGCCAACGGCGTCGTCGTGCGCGAGGGCGACTATATCACCATTGATGGTTCCACCGGTCGCGTGATCCTGGGGCAGGCCCCGGTGGTGGAGCCCGAGCTGACCGGTGAGTTTGCCACCCTCATGGAGTGGGCAGACGAGTTCCGCACCATGGGCGTGCGCGCCAACGCGGACATCCCGCGTGATGCCCGTGTGGCTCGCGGCTTCGGCGCCGAGGGCATTGGCCTCTGCCGCACGGAGCACATGTTCTTCGAGGGCGATCGCATCGATGCCATGCGTGAGATGATCCTGGCCGAGACGCCGGAGGCGCGTCGCAAGGCGTTGGCCAAGCTGCTGCCGTTGCAACGCAGCGACTTCGCGGGCCTTTTCCGGGAGATGGACGGGTATCCCGTCATCATCCGGACGCTGGATCCGCCGCTCCACGAGTTCCTGCCGCGCGAGCAGGAGGAGATCGAGGAACTGGCCAAGAAGATCGGCGTGCCCGCCCAGAAGATCTACGACCGGATCGAGCAGCTGCATGAGTTCAACCCGATGCTGGGCTTCCGCGGCTGCCGCCTGGGCGTGACCTATCCGGAGATCACCGAGATGCAGGCTCGCGCCATCTTTGAGGCCACCGTTGAGGTCAAGAAGGAAGGCATCCACGTCTTCCCGGAGGTCATGATCCCGTTGGTGAGCGATCGCAACGAGCTCGATCTGCAGGCTGAGATCGTCCATCGCGTGGCCAAGGAGGTCATGGAGGAGACCGGCGTCGAGTTCGAGTACAAGGTCGGTACCATGATCGAGCTGCCGCGCGCGGCGCTCCTGGCCGATGAGATCGCTCAGACGGCCGAGTTCTTCTCCTTCGGCACCAACGATCTGACCCAGACGACCTTCGGCATGAGCCGTGACGATGCCGGCCGCTTCCTGCCCCTTTACGTCGAGCGCAAGATCCTCCCCGAGGATCCCTTCCAGGTGTTGGATCAGAAGGGGGTGGGCAAGCTGGTGCAGATGGGGACGGAGCTGGGCCGCAAGGCTCGCGCCGATCTGGAGGTGGGCATCTGTGGCGAGCATGGCGGCGAGCCCGAGTCGGTGAAGTTCTGCTACAAGGTGGGGCTGGATTACGTGTCCTGCTCACCGTATCGCGTGCCCATCGCCAAGCTGGCGGCGGCTCAGGCTGCTCTGGGCGAGAGCGAGCGAGACAAGTAG
- a CDS encoding NTP transferase domain-containing protein, translating into MLDVVVTAGFDPQRPDPLAAALGASQKALIDVAGHPMIWWTVRALRACPFIGHIVVAGLDPALQIDLGEGVTCLPNHPDHLENAVSGVNHLLSLNPDTEHALLASGDIPLLRPETVRWFVEACSAGDHDFYYSVVEDQVMEAQFPGAGRSYVRLKEGRFCGGDLFQFRTSVLQANLDLARRLLAERKNPLRQAQMLGWGTLIKLVLGRLTIQEGEQVASRLLRCRAKVVISPYADLAMDVDKPHQLEMARRLLAERAEVQTG; encoded by the coding sequence ATGTTAGACGTCGTCGTGACAGCCGGGTTTGACCCCCAACGCCCGGACCCGCTGGCAGCCGCGCTGGGCGCCTCGCAAAAGGCGCTGATCGACGTGGCCGGGCATCCCATGATCTGGTGGACGGTGCGAGCCCTGCGCGCATGTCCTTTCATCGGACATATCGTCGTCGCCGGACTCGATCCCGCGCTCCAGATCGATCTGGGCGAGGGCGTGACATGCCTGCCCAATCACCCCGATCACTTGGAGAACGCCGTGAGCGGGGTCAACCACCTGCTGTCCCTCAACCCAGACACGGAACACGCCCTGTTGGCCTCAGGCGATATCCCTCTGCTGCGCCCGGAGACCGTCCGCTGGTTTGTGGAGGCCTGCTCCGCAGGAGATCACGACTTCTACTATTCGGTCGTGGAGGACCAGGTGATGGAGGCGCAATTCCCCGGAGCAGGCCGCTCCTACGTGCGACTGAAGGAGGGGCGATTCTGCGGCGGCGATCTGTTCCAATTCCGAACCAGCGTGCTCCAGGCGAACCTGGATCTGGCCCGCCGGCTGCTGGCGGAGAGGAAGAACCCGCTGCGCCAGGCCCAGATGCTCGGGTGGGGGACGCTGATCAAGCTCGTGCTGGGCCGCCTGACCATCCAGGAGGGAGAGCAGGTCGCCAGCCGGCTATTGCGCTGCCGAGCGAAGGTGGTCATCTCTCCTTACGCGGACCTGGCCATGGACGTGGATAAGCCCCACCAACTGGAGATGGCGCGCCGGCTGCTGGCAGAACGAGCGGAGGTGCAAACGGGATGA
- a CDS encoding phosphatase PAP2 family protein produces the protein MRRTPLGRWLIARDRAFSEWCRRVGQGRARRWAVLGAHLGDGWIWISTLVAALILAPSDRRWLIWRWAAAMLIAGGITTSLKFAWRRQRPTQIGGFYSQTYDQHSFPSGHATRMGTVAVFVPTLLPRWGWVVLPLVLWVAWSRVALGVHFLLDVAVGLALGIIISLIALAV, from the coding sequence ATGAGACGCACGCCCCTGGGACGATGGCTGATCGCACGAGACCGAGCCTTCAGCGAGTGGTGTCGGCGCGTCGGCCAGGGGCGCGCACGACGGTGGGCCGTGCTGGGCGCCCACCTGGGGGATGGCTGGATCTGGATCTCCACCCTGGTCGCCGCGCTGATCCTCGCCCCGTCGGATCGACGGTGGCTGATCTGGCGATGGGCCGCGGCCATGCTCATCGCCGGGGGGATCACCACCTCGCTAAAATTCGCCTGGCGCCGCCAGCGGCCCACGCAGATCGGCGGGTTCTACTCCCAGACGTACGATCAGCATTCCTTCCCATCCGGACACGCCACCCGCATGGGCACCGTGGCCGTCTTCGTCCCAACGCTCCTCCCTCGCTGGGGTTGGGTGGTGCTTCCCCTCGTGCTGTGGGTCGCCTGGTCCCGGGTCGCCCTGGGGGTACACTTCCTCCTCGACGTGGCCGTCGGCCTGGCGCTGGGGATCATCATCTCGCTCATCGCGCTGGCCGTGTGA
- a CDS encoding sugar phosphate isomerase/epimerase yields MTRPVTLFTGQWADMPLEELAAKAKEMGYDGLELACWGDHFEVDKALSDDGYCQSRWDILNKYGLKCYAISNHLVGQAVCDNIDARHKAILPDYVWGDGDPEGVRQRAAEEMKNTARAAAKFGVKVVNGFTGSSIWHLLYSFPPNLPEQIDAGYQDFADRWNPILDVFDEVGVKFALEVHPTEIAFDIASAQRTLEAINHREAFGFNFDPSHLGYQGVDYVRFIRIFRDRIYHVHMKDVYWSPTPTEAGVFGGHLNFGDSRRYWDFRSLGRGRIQFEEIIRALNEIGYEGPLSVEWEDSGMDRIHGATEAFVKRIDFEPSRVAFDAAFAEQ; encoded by the coding sequence ATGACACGTCCGGTGACTCTGTTTACAGGGCAATGGGCCGATATGCCGCTGGAGGAACTGGCCGCCAAGGCCAAGGAGATGGGATATGACGGCCTGGAGCTGGCCTGTTGGGGCGATCATTTCGAGGTGGACAAGGCCCTCTCCGACGATGGGTATTGCCAGAGCCGATGGGACATCCTGAACAAGTACGGGCTGAAGTGTTACGCCATCAGCAACCACCTGGTGGGACAGGCCGTGTGCGACAACATCGACGCCCGCCACAAAGCGATCCTGCCCGACTACGTATGGGGCGATGGGGATCCGGAAGGGGTGCGACAACGGGCAGCGGAGGAGATGAAGAACACGGCGCGGGCGGCTGCCAAGTTCGGCGTCAAGGTGGTCAACGGCTTCACCGGCAGCTCCATCTGGCACCTGCTCTACTCCTTCCCGCCCAACCTGCCGGAGCAGATCGACGCGGGCTACCAGGACTTCGCCGATCGCTGGAACCCTATCCTGGACGTATTCGATGAAGTGGGCGTCAAGTTCGCGCTGGAGGTCCACCCCACGGAGATCGCCTTCGATATCGCCTCGGCGCAACGGACACTGGAGGCCATCAACCATCGAGAGGCCTTCGGCTTCAACTTCGATCCCAGCCACCTGGGCTATCAGGGAGTCGACTACGTCCGCTTCATCCGGATCTTCCGGGACCGCATCTATCACGTGCACATGAAGGACGTCTACTGGTCGCCGACGCCCACCGAGGCCGGGGTGTTCGGCGGGCATTTGAACTTCGGCGACTCCCGTCGCTATTGGGACTTCCGCTCGCTGGGCCGCGGCCGCATCCAGTTCGAGGAGATCATCCGGGCGCTCAACGAGATCGGCTATGAAGGGCCGCTGTCGGTGGAGTGGGAGGATAGTGGCATGGATCGCATCCATGGCGCCACGGAGGCGTTCGTCAAGCGCATCGACTTCGAACCTTCCCGGGTGGCGTTCGACGCCGCCTTCGCGGAGCAGTGA
- a CDS encoding nitroreductase family deazaflavin-dependent oxidoreductase: MATTYPQREGGLMIYPRGWLRWAVKAPILLWRLGFGPILGRIFMLLTTTGRKSGLPRRTMVEYHMLNGRIYAPCAFGPKAQWYKNIVADPRVTVQTAHGVQSMIATRVTDDEEILAVYELLRRRDPVILDAYLRSLDIRPDPADVVAKKDRIYWLRFDPTDEPTPPPLEADLAWVWPVVLVLLLGLWLLRRRGAGG; encoded by the coding sequence ATGGCGACAACGTATCCACAACGAGAGGGCGGCCTCATGATCTACCCGCGCGGCTGGCTCCGATGGGCGGTCAAGGCCCCCATCCTGCTGTGGCGGCTGGGATTCGGGCCGATTTTGGGCCGGATCTTCATGCTGCTCACCACCACCGGGCGCAAGAGCGGGCTGCCCCGCCGCACGATGGTGGAGTACCACATGCTCAACGGGAGGATCTACGCCCCCTGCGCCTTCGGCCCCAAGGCTCAATGGTACAAGAACATCGTCGCCGACCCGCGGGTGACCGTGCAGACGGCGCATGGGGTCCAGAGCATGATCGCCACCCGGGTCACCGACGATGAGGAGATCCTGGCCGTATACGAGCTGCTCCGCCGCCGTGACCCGGTCATCCTGGACGCCTACCTGCGGTCGCTGGATATCCGCCCTGACCCGGCCGATGTCGTGGCCAAGAAGGATCGCATCTACTGGCTGCGGTTCGATCCCACCGACGAGCCCACGCCGCCCCCGCTGGAGGCCGATCTGGCATGGGTATGGCCGGTGGTGCTCGTGTTGCTGCTGGGGTTGTGGTTACTCCGCCGCAGAGGCGCCGGCGGGTAG
- a CDS encoding DUF4062 domain-containing protein, whose product MNELARSASFREHIGQVRARLVQRLKDFQPGPRTFITAFCVGTTIGEYAALAGATTPEAIMAATVALSAQLGANLLADIIGDREPPPGLTVDEIAEAVQARLERGDDLQAVRALLQELDLLHAALEAWQRTDERLIQLVDELSRHPQLIAAQVTQDVVKALDPHLAGLEERIAWIEALLRDLAQNLNVLRPQLPPLDLPEGLLSAFVSSVVRELRPERRIVADAIRSLALVRPWLFEEEPPSPRALPEAYLRYVRRCDIFILVIGHDITDPVYAEYETAHRCGKPMLIFFREGLAPSEAVAAFRQQLEQDGSCKYATFRDNKDLARQVRNGVALHIIETYRDHFSSEQLRENLFPYADDEVLLAEYRAEVARRYALMDLSGVPHHPQVPLPMDDLYIRLHLLEQHPGDEIPGEVGDDPRAWVQRQARMAVERRREWAERFRWRSTSGSQPEAVEPEEALERSRRLVVLGEPGAGKSTLLRYLVRRLALRADGPVPILASLGPYAHLMARGEHKPLLDYILDGVTRPWGRWGERLRDSLYRVLQDGQAVLLLDGLDEAARYQAAVAQEVVRLPAWDSGRIVITSRPLPYWQAGKPSEFGTLAHYELLPLEPDQALPFAQAWLTQVARHRGYSDEWTQKRLDWLKQQLTDNPLTQEAATNPLLLTFLVILAGRSDRQGRPLPLPTRRSELYRAYIEGRGENEALLSAWERERSEDKRLTIGHLEGDEAASAAIEGLFVIAFQLQRGYFGGGKPEEVFWDNAKQGLARFYQGEWEMGRRQADTQAEAVLGFWLRTGLLISHEAPGGKALSFRHLSFQEYGAARRLEALGPNHPAFREALRWDGWDEALVLLADFTAHLDVLIERLLPLDPFLAARCAGVRADAISPATADRLVTSLTRLAEDIYSPWREEAIVALGISHRREAIPALIQLLQDEEWLVRRAAAQALGKLEASEAIPSLIQLLQDEAWFVRRAAAEALGKLEAREAIPTLIQLLQDEAWPVRQAAAEALGKLEASEAIPALIQLLQDEAWPVRQAAALALEKLEASEAIPSLIQLLQDEEWFVRQVAKQTLGKLWTRDDIPALIQLLQDEEWLVRQAAKQTLGKLWTRDDIPALIQLLQDEAGFVRRTAAEALGKLEAREAIPALIQLLQDEAGFVRRTAAEALGKLE is encoded by the coding sequence GTGAATGAGTTAGCGCGCTCTGCAAGTTTCCGTGAGCATATAGGCCAGGTCCGAGCCCGGCTGGTTCAACGGCTGAAGGATTTCCAGCCTGGCCCGCGCACTTTCATTACCGCCTTCTGCGTGGGCACGACCATTGGCGAGTACGCCGCGTTGGCCGGCGCGACCACGCCGGAGGCGATCATGGCCGCCACCGTCGCCTTGAGCGCCCAGCTCGGCGCGAACTTGCTGGCCGACATTATCGGTGACCGGGAGCCGCCGCCAGGGCTGACCGTTGACGAGATCGCTGAGGCGGTGCAGGCGCGCCTGGAGCGGGGCGACGACCTGCAGGCGGTGCGCGCCCTGCTCCAGGAGTTGGACCTGCTGCATGCAGCGTTGGAAGCATGGCAGCGGACGGACGAGCGGCTGATCCAACTGGTGGACGAGCTGTCCCGCCATCCGCAGCTCATCGCCGCACAGGTGACCCAGGATGTGGTGAAGGCCCTGGACCCGCACCTGGCGGGATTGGAAGAGCGGATAGCCTGGATCGAGGCCCTGTTACGGGATTTGGCTCAGAACCTGAACGTATTGCGACCCCAGCTACCTCCTCTGGATCTCCCGGAGGGGCTCCTCTCTGCCTTTGTGAGCTCGGTCGTTCGCGAACTGCGCCCGGAGCGGCGCATAGTGGCCGATGCCATCAGGAGCCTGGCATTAGTCCGCCCCTGGCTGTTCGAGGAAGAACCGCCCTCTCCGCGGGCGTTACCAGAAGCCTATCTGCGTTACGTGCGCCGCTGTGACATCTTCATCCTGGTGATCGGCCACGACATCACCGATCCCGTTTACGCCGAGTACGAGACCGCCCACCGCTGTGGAAAGCCCATGCTGATCTTCTTCCGAGAAGGACTTGCGCCCTCAGAGGCGGTAGCGGCGTTCCGGCAGCAACTGGAGCAAGACGGAAGCTGCAAGTATGCCACTTTCCGGGATAACAAAGACCTGGCCCGCCAGGTGCGCAATGGTGTGGCACTGCACATCATCGAGACCTACCGTGACCACTTCTCATCGGAGCAGCTGCGCGAGAACCTCTTCCCTTATGCCGACGATGAGGTGCTTCTGGCGGAGTATCGAGCCGAGGTAGCCCGGCGCTATGCTCTGATGGACCTAAGTGGCGTTCCGCACCACCCCCAGGTCCCTCTGCCGATGGACGACCTTTACATCCGCCTGCATCTCCTGGAGCAACATCCAGGTGACGAGATACCTGGCGAGGTCGGGGATGATCCGCGAGCCTGGGTGCAGAGACAAGCACGAATGGCCGTGGAGCGACGACGGGAATGGGCGGAGCGCTTTCGGTGGCGTTCCACTTCCGGCAGCCAACCCGAAGCGGTGGAGCCGGAGGAGGCGTTGGAACGTAGTCGCCGTCTGGTGGTGCTGGGAGAGCCGGGGGCCGGCAAGTCCACCCTCCTCCGGTATCTCGTCCGGCGCCTCGCCCTGCGGGCCGATGGGCCGGTGCCCATCCTCGCCTCCCTGGGGCCATACGCGCACCTCATGGCCCGGGGCGAGCATAAGCCACTCCTGGACTATATCCTGGACGGAGTGACGCGGCCCTGGGGTCGATGGGGGGAACGATTGCGGGATTCCCTTTACAGGGTGCTCCAAGACGGACAGGCAGTGCTCTTGCTCGACGGTCTCGATGAGGCGGCTCGCTATCAGGCCGCGGTGGCCCAAGAAGTCGTCAGGCTTCCGGCCTGGGACTCGGGCCGAATCGTCATCACCTCCAGGCCGCTACCCTATTGGCAGGCCGGGAAGCCCAGCGAGTTCGGGACGCTGGCCCACTACGAGCTACTTCCCCTGGAGCCGGACCAGGCGCTCCCCTTCGCCCAGGCCTGGCTGACGCAGGTTGCTCGGCATCGGGGATATTCCGACGAGTGGACTCAGAAGCGGCTGGATTGGCTGAAGCAGCAACTGACGGATAACCCACTGACCCAGGAGGCGGCGACCAATCCGCTGCTCCTCACGTTCCTGGTCATCCTGGCCGGACGCTCCGATCGTCAAGGGCGTCCCCTTCCATTGCCGACGCGCCGGAGCGAGCTGTATCGGGCGTACATCGAGGGGCGCGGCGAAAATGAGGCATTGCTCTCCGCCTGGGAGCGGGAGCGATCGGAAGACAAGCGCCTGACCATCGGTCATCTGGAGGGCGATGAAGCGGCATCCGCGGCCATCGAGGGGCTGTTCGTGATCGCTTTTCAGCTTCAACGGGGCTACTTCGGCGGCGGGAAACCGGAGGAGGTGTTCTGGGACAACGCGAAACAGGGCCTGGCGCGCTTCTACCAGGGCGAATGGGAGATGGGTCGCAGACAAGCCGATACGCAGGCCGAGGCGGTGCTGGGCTTCTGGCTGAGGACCGGCCTCCTGATCAGCCACGAGGCTCCCGGCGGCAAGGCCCTCTCCTTCCGCCACCTCTCTTTCCAGGAATACGGCGCGGCGCGGCGGCTGGAAGCCCTGGGGCCGAATCACCCGGCCTTTCGAGAGGCGTTACGTTGGGATGGATGGGACGAAGCGCTGGTGCTCCTGGCCGATTTCACCGCCCACTTGGATGTGCTCATCGAGCGCCTGCTGCCGCTGGATCCCTTCCTGGCCGCCCGCTGCGCCGGCGTGCGAGCAGATGCTATCTCGCCAGCTACCGCCGATCGTCTGGTGACGAGCCTGACTCGCCTGGCAGAGGACATCTACAGCCCGTGGCGGGAAGAGGCAATCGTTGCCTTAGGTATCTCACATCGGCGCGAGGCCATCCCCGCCCTTATCCAGCTCCTGCAGGACGAAGAGTGGCTCGTGCGCCGGGCCGCCGCACAGGCCCTGGGGAAGCTGGAGGCGAGCGAGGCCATCCCTTCCCTCATCCAGCTCCTGCAGGACGAAGCGTGGTTCGTGCGCCGGGCCGCCGCCGAGGCCCTGGGGAAGCTAGAGGCACGCGAGGCCATCCCCACCCTCATCCAGCTCCTGCAGGACGAAGCGTGGCCCGTGCGCCAGGCCGCCGCCGAGGCCCTGGGGAAGCTGGAGGCGAGCGAGGCCATCCCCGCCCTCATCCAGCTCCTGCAGGACGAAGCGTGGCCCGTGCGCCAGGCCGCCGCACTGGCCCTGGAGAAGCTGGAGGCGAGCGAGGCCATCCCTTCCCTCATCCAGCTCCTGCAGGACGAGGAGTGGTTCGTGCGCCAGGTCGCCAAACAAACCCTGGGGAAGCTGTGGACACGAGATGATATCCCCGCCCTCATCCAGCTCCTGCAGGACGAAGAGTGGCTCGTACGCCAGGCCGCCAAACAAACCCTGGGGAAGCTGTGGACACGAGATGATATCCCCGCCCTCATCCAGCTCCTGCAGGACGAAGCGGGATTCGTGCGCCGGACCGCCGCCGAGGCCCTGGGGAAGCTGGAGGCACGCGAGGCCATCCCCGCCCTCATCCAGCTCCTGCAGGACGAAGCGGGATTCGTGCGCCGGACCGCCGCCGAGGCCCTGGGGAAGCTGGAGG
- a CDS encoding tetratricopeptide repeat protein → REAIPALIQLLQDENEDVRRATAEALGKLKAREAIPTLIQLLQDEAWPVRQAAAEALGKLEAREAIPALIQLLQDEAGFVRRATAEALGKLKAREAIPTLIQLLQDEDRDVRWAAAQALTALPPEMVLSALRPLWAHPDPWVRREVIPLYERVRRNAGWPREGEASGPYLARGALQAMVTLADETLTRIPSWLLAIRRKAEALRRLGHAEAALKALEGVESLERASVSVSDGERGAWGVERALCLAALGRRDEALTVVRQVAAEAGNEPAILADCADLLEKLDVLEEAKALYTRVIELEDWASYYRNRADFYIRRGRHAEAKADLARAAEKEPWHPDTYGLQGQLMLAQGQFAEAHSALEQAARRDPHDVSWQYGIAFAHLGLGQTEQGMAALEEALDRTELHEDVEDALQLLALLERAQPELPDIATARERILARKALLDQLAAQGD, encoded by the coding sequence CACGCGAGGCCATCCCCGCCCTCATCCAGCTCCTGCAGGACGAGAATGAAGACGTGCGCCGGGCCACCGCCGAGGCCCTGGGGAAGCTGAAGGCACGCGAGGCCATCCCCACCCTCATCCAGCTCCTGCAGGACGAAGCGTGGCCCGTGCGCCAGGCCGCCGCCGAGGCCCTGGGGAAGCTAGAGGCACGCGAGGCCATCCCCGCCCTCATCCAGCTCCTGCAGGACGAAGCAGGATTCGTGCGCCGGGCCACCGCCGAGGCCCTGGGGAAGCTGAAGGCACGCGAGGCCATCCCCACCCTCATCCAGCTCCTGCAAGACGAGGATAGAGACGTGCGCTGGGCCGCCGCACAGGCCCTGACTGCTCTGCCGCCGGAAATGGTTCTGTCAGCCCTGCGCCCTCTGTGGGCCCATCCGGACCCATGGGTGCGCCGGGAAGTCATCCCGCTCTACGAGAGAGTGCGCCGAAATGCCGGATGGCCCCGAGAGGGTGAGGCATCTGGCCCCTATCTGGCGCGAGGTGCGCTGCAGGCAATGGTTACGCTAGCGGATGAGACGCTGACGCGGATTCCCAGCTGGCTCCTGGCCATCCGCCGCAAGGCGGAGGCGCTGCGAAGGCTGGGGCACGCGGAAGCGGCGTTGAAGGCTCTGGAGGGGGTGGAGAGCTTAGAAAGAGCGAGCGTGAGCGTAAGCGACGGGGAGCGTGGAGCGTGGGGCGTGGAACGAGCGCTATGTCTGGCTGCACTTGGCCGAAGAGATGAGGCGCTGACGGTGGTCCGCCAGGTGGCGGCCGAGGCCGGCAACGAGCCAGCTATCCTGGCCGACTGTGCAGACCTGTTGGAGAAGCTGGATGTCCTCGAGGAGGCCAAGGCGCTCTATACCCGGGTTATCGAACTCGAGGATTGGGCGAGCTATTACCGCAATCGGGCGGACTTTTACATTCGCCGGGGCCGCCATGCCGAGGCGAAGGCGGACCTGGCCCGCGCCGCCGAGAAGGAGCCGTGGCATCCGGATACCTACGGCCTGCAGGGGCAGCTCATGCTGGCTCAAGGGCAATTCGCTGAGGCTCACTCGGCTCTTGAGCAGGCTGCTCGTCGGGACCCTCACGACGTTTCGTGGCAATACGGCATCGCCTTCGCCCACCTGGGGCTGGGACAGACGGAACAGGGCATGGCCGCACTGGAGGAGGCGCTGGACCGCACGGAGTTGCACGAGGACGTGGAGGATGCGTTGCAACTGCTGGCATTATTGGAACGGGCGCAACCAGAGTTACCGGACATCGCGACGGCCCGAGAGCGCATCCTGGCCCGTAAAGCGTTGCTGGATCAACTGGCGGCCCAGGGTGACTGA
- a CDS encoding SCP2 sterol-binding domain-containing protein — protein sequence MFDDVNLFYELAGELFRRLIARPGVIEQVRQAGQVFRFVSRKPATQITVDVRDTEPRLILGPSDLPADITVTADARTLHRVWLGEERLRDVLFSGRVSVEGPFLKALALVDLFRQAEALYPEILRERGLLGETTDDERQ from the coding sequence ATGTTCGATGACGTCAATCTGTTCTACGAGCTGGCGGGGGAGCTGTTCCGCCGCCTCATCGCCCGGCCGGGCGTGATCGAGCAGGTCCGGCAGGCCGGGCAGGTGTTCCGCTTCGTCAGCCGCAAGCCGGCCACCCAGATCACCGTGGACGTGCGGGACACGGAACCCCGCCTGATCCTGGGCCCCTCCGACCTGCCCGCGGATATCACGGTCACGGCTGACGCCCGGACGCTTCATCGCGTCTGGCTGGGCGAGGAACGGCTGCGGGACGTCCTGTTCTCCGGCCGGGTGAGCGTGGAAGGCCCCTTCCTCAAGGCGCTGGCACTGGTGGACCTGTTCCGCCAGGCCGAGGCGCTGTATCCGGAGATCCTGCGCGAGCGCGGGTTGCTAGGCGAGACGACGGACGACGAAAGACAATAG